GTTTCCCCTTCTGCCTGTCCTTGCATCAGCAAATAGCGGTATTTCATATCGTTGTCCTGCAACTGCTGCATACGTTCAGCTAAACGGACATTTAAGAATATGGAAGCGGAACAGATAACCAGCACAGCCGAAAAAAGAAACAATTCCGGACGAATCCAAGAAGCGACTTTGTTGTAAATCCGTTGATAGAGCGGTAAGGGTGCAGCTTCCTCTTTATCCGTCTTGCAAGAGCCCAAAGCGTCAATCATTACCTTGAAACAACGGTAGGTTTCCAATACTATTTTCTTGGTGTCCTCGATATGTTTCTGCTGACCTTGCATCCTGTTCCTTATCTCGTCAAGCTGGCTTCGGATAGCCTGCAAATCCTTTTCGGGAACAGCCGGGTTACTATGCAGTTCCGACAATGCCTGTTCGATTGCGTTCAGTCTTTCGAGAGTTTCCTCCCGACTGGCTGGCGTCACCTGTGTTTCCTGCTTCTCTTTCAGTTCTGTAACCATTGAGAGAAGCCCCTCTAAAATCAAATTTTCCTCCATGTATTTACAGTTTAAGTTGTTTTTTCTTTTTCTTCTTCTTTCTCAAAAAGGAATCATCGGGTATTTCATCAGCCGGGGCTGACAAACCGGAAAACAGACCGTCTAAACCTACAATAAAAGAATTATTCGCTTTGTCGGGTGCTGATACTGATTTCTGAATAGGTGCAGTAACCGTCTGCTTATTGCTTCCGACTATCGCCTGCCCTACATCCCCAAAACATTTATCCAGTTTGGAGAAACTGAAATTACGGTCTATTTCCGAACCCTTGAACGTGTATTCGCCTTTGGAAAAGGAAACGCCCTGTATCTCGCCCGTCTGCCCCTTATACTTGAACAGGATAGTAATACCCTTTTCCACTAACCGTTCCTGTAACTGCTGCCAGTTCTTGGACTTTCCGATTTCATTCTTTACAGCGTTGTAAATCTCGTATTTCGATTTGTCCGGCTCTTTCAAGCGGTGCTGCTTTACTTGTTCTTTTCCACCAGCGAAATAAAGCCCGTGTTTGGCTTTCAGCTTCTTGCATACTTGTTCGTTACGGTACATATCGTTCCTGTCCGAAATAGTCTTGCCGCTGTTGTCTATACGGTTGAACACGATATGCACGTGCGGATGCTCCCGATCTTGATGGCGCACGATGATATACTGCGTATCGGTAATTTTCATTTCACGCATATATTCCTGCGCAAGCTGTATCATCTTCTCGTCTGTCAATTTGGGTGCATCCACTGCCGAATAGCTTAACGCAATATGTCCGACTGGCTTTTTCAAGTCGGGATTCATCCCGGTCTGCATACAGAAGCTGCGGATTATATCTCCCTGACTTTCTGTCAGTACCCCGTCCGCATGGAGCAAAGCCGCCTGTTCCTTGCCCAACACATAGTTTACGCAGCCCTTAAACCCGCTTCCCTTTTTTATTTTTCCAATCATCCGACAACTGGTTTATAATTTCGACAATCCTGTTTTTCAGTTTCACCAGTTCCACAGCCACCAGTGCGAAACCTCCGGCATTTGCCCGGTGTGCCAGTTGGTTGATGTTGTTGGCTTCCCCTGCCAGCTTGCGGATGGTGTCCGCATCCTGCCTATTCAGCCGGGGTATGACCTCTGCCGAAACAACTGCCTGCCGGACATACTCACTGACACGCAACCCGGCTTCTCCGGCTCTCTTTCTGATGGCGTAATACTGCAACTCGGTCAGTTTCGTACTGACAACCCGTTGCTGCTTCTCTATCCGTTTCTTTGCCGGACGTCCCCCCGGCTTATCCTTTATATTCGTCATAGGTTTTTACGTTTAAATGGTGTCTTAAAAATTGCGACCAACGGGAGAAATTTTCTTTGCGGTGAGCAAAGCAAGGTAGTTTCGGTTTACCGAAACATAACCTTGCTCTCCAAATAAACCGCCAGCCGTTGGTAGTCCTGCCGGACTAAATGCCCCTGCCTCTCTTTTGTCTTGGGGCGGCACGTTGTCCGGTTTCCTGCTTCGTTTCCTGCACTTGGCTGGCTGCGTTTTTCTGTTCCTGCTTCCTGCCGCACAGATAATCGTTCAAGTCCGAATATCCCCTATAATTGTGCGAGAAGTCACGCACACGGTAGGGGTATTCCAATTCGATAGCCCGTGTCGCTTCATATCCAGCCTTGTCATTGTCAAGCATACAGTGGATGCGTTCATACGGGTACAGCACGTCAATGGCTTTCGACACATTGGCGGTAGAGTTAAGAATGGCATAATCCTGCCTGTCAAGGTCGGGCATGGTCGGGCAGTTCTTCATCCGGAGCGTGAGGAAAGAAAGATAGTCCATAAAACCCTCGAATACCAAACACTTCTCTCTCGGCTCTCCCTGCTGCCGTATATGGGTGATGTCTTTCGGGGCGATGCAGCCCTTAAAAAAGGAATTGCGAACCTCGTAACCTCCTGCCATGTTCGGGAAACCGATAGCAAAGAACGGTCTGCCGTTATTGGTAAAGTGGAGTTCCTTACATTCTCTTTTTGCTAGTTCGACATTGATACCCCGTCCCTGCAAGTAACGGAGCAATGCCGGATGGGTAAGGTCACGGACTTCCAAATGTTGGAAACTCGGTTCTGTCCTACGCTGGGGAAAAGAAAAACTGACCGGGCGGACGTGCGGTGTCTGTTCCGCTATCCGGTTTAAAAGGTATGGCAGGCTGTCGGAGCAATAGAGTTCCTTTGCCAGTGCAATGATGTTACCGCCCTTGCCTGCACCAAAGTCATACCAAAGGTTGCGGTCAGTGTTCACCTTGAAAGACGGTTCGTGTTCCTCCCTTAACGGTGATTTGTACCATAAGCCGTTGCCCTGCTGCTTGACAGGAGAGTAGCCTAAACTGTGCAGATAGTCTGCGATGGGTATTTGTTTCACATCTTCGATGTTCATAACATTTTCTTTTTTGGGGATTAAAAAATAGTTGAAAAGTGCGCCAGTCCTGTTTAGTCCATTATATATATACCCGTACCATACTAAACCTGCCTGTTCCGATACAGGGAAATAGTAAGTCCGTTCCTCTTATATATACACCCGGACTAAACCAAACTGACTTTTAATAATGGAAATCGGGATTATAGCGGTAGCCCTTGCCCTCTTTCACAATCATACGCTTGTTCACAAGGAACTTGTTAAGTGACACAAGGACATTGCGTCCACGCTCGTAGCCGATACTCGCATAACCCTGTTTCAATGCCGCTATGACATTGGAATAGCCTTGTACCACCTGCTTGCCGAAACCGTTCTCCAACGCTTTCCGGTGTTGCTGTTCGGTCAGTTCCGTAAGCGGAAAGTTCCTGTCCTGCTTAGGTTGTTGGAATACATAACCGTCCACGATTTCGGGCAAAGCGTTGTCATTGATACGGAATGCGAATGGGTCAAATTCCCGGTCACGTATATGCATCGCCTTTACCTCACTTATGTTGCCGTCCTGCTGGCTTTTCGTGATTTGCAGGACGGTTTCAGCCTTGTTGTTCAGTTCCGTGCCGATATGCCCCCTTGTGTTGTCATCCCCCTTGTTTAAATGTAGAACAGTATGGATATGCAGGTTATATCCGCTTGACCAGCGCATCAAGAGGTTGATTAGGTCAGTCGATTCGCTGGGACTGTTGATGTCGTACATCAAGTCACGGATTCCGTCAATGATGAGCAACCCCACATCGGGCATATTTTCAAGCATATAACCGATAATCTGTTTCCGCTTATCGGGTGTCTGCTCCCTTAGCACGATGAAAACAAAATCGTCCCTGTCCTTGTCGGTAGGCAGTCCGGCAAGCCGCAAAATACGCTCCATGACCTTGTGGCAATGGTATTTGCTCTGCTCGGTATCTACATAGAGGATTTTCCGTTTGTTCGGTGGCAGGTATGCCGAATACTTCAGTACCTCGTCATTCTTCAACGCTGCCGCAACGATAGCGGAAATGTTGAATGTCTTTTTGCTCTTGGCTTTACCCGTGGATGCGCTGAAATTACCCAGCGTGCCAATGGTAGAGCCGTTCACCCAAAGTATTTCGGGCGGTACTTCGTAAGTGTCCGTCACCTTTAGATGAATGGTTTTCCAAAGGGCTGCGAAATCCTCTTTCTGCATGGTGATGTCCTGCCCGGCTTCTATCGCTTTTCTATTTTCCATAGCTGTTATTTCTTTAGAGGACGGTTAAGGATATACTTCTGCGCTTCCTGCTCTATCTGCGCCTGCGTCTTGACCGGGTTCTGACGTAACCATGCTTCCAACTCCGCTTTCTCAAAATAAAGCATTTTGCCCTGCGGCTTGTAATGGGGTATCAAGTTACCCGAAGTCAGCTTGTACAGGTAACTTTTAGAAAGGTTCAAGAACTTGCTCGCTTCATCGAAGCTAAGCACATTCTTTGAAAGGAACAACATCTTTTCGAGTTCGGAAACTCTTAACTCTAAATCTCTTTCCATATTGTTTAGGAATTTAGGTGAAACAATATGAAGGTGCGCACCCTCGTTTTTTTTGTTAACGGGGGCAAAGTTAAGAGCCTGAAAATGAACTCTAATTGACCTTTGTTTGAGCGTTCAATCTATGCTCAACCTTTTTTCAGTTGTTTGATGTATTTGTCTATGATTTCATATCCTTTCGGATAGATATTTTTCGCTTGGTCTGTCGCACTCGACAGGTCAGTACGTGTAAGCGGTTCACCTTTTATCTTCTTCAATATCAGCTTATTGTTTGCTATGACAGACTGCCATTCATAAACGATGTAATTATAACAGCTAAGTTGCATCATAAGATAGGCTAACAGACGGGTATTATTAACTTTCAATACCCCATTCAGTTTGCAGTTGAAAAAATCGGTAAGTATTTTGGCACTGACGGTAGTAGTAAACATATTCGCTTCATTCACACAGTCGGTCAGAAGTTTGATTTCATTGGCTTTCAACGTGGACTTGAAAGGATTGCTTTTGCCCACAATCTTGGTTGGATTAGTATCTGCACTTTCCTCTTTCTCTTTTGGCAAAGCTTGCTCTTGGATGGCAACCGCATCTGTATGGTAATTGCTTTCCTGTTCTTGCAGATAGCGCAAATACTTGGAAAGCACGACAAGATTAACGATAATGGACAAATAGGGAAGCCGCCCATCATAACAGGACGGTTCATGCAAATATGCATCCATATCAAAATCAGAGCAGCGGAAACCGATATACTTTTTTCTTTCATCAGAATTCAAGTCCTCAAAATAACCGCTTTCCCACAAAAAATCAGGAATATCCATATCCAATACAATGTTACGCACGACACGGTATTTTTGTTGGATGGCTACAATATTTTCAGTCACACGGAAAATTTCTTGTCGCAAATAATCCTTTAGCTGGGCTTGCGTCAAATATTCACGTTTTAAAAATAGTGCATCTACTTTAGTTTTATAGTCATGAGCTATACAACTATCTAATATCTTCTGTATTCCTCTGAAATTGGTTTCTATATGATTTTCCATAATCGTGTGCCTTTAAACGTTCTTACTACAAATATAAGGTAAGAATCTCACTTTTCCCGAAAACATCGGCAATAATAAGGAAGAAAAGATAGGATAAGCGTTAAGAAATTATAAAGATATGGGGAAGAAAACTATTAAAGTACACCTTTTCTTTGTATTCGTCATTCAGTACACATTTAGTACACCCTATAAAAACAGAAAACCCTGATAATCAGGTGATTATCAGGGTTTATCCGTACCCAGACCCGGTACGGAGGTGTGGGGCGAATTGAGCTGGTTGAGGGCTACATACATCTTTCCGTCTCGAATGACATTGCATCCGGGATCGGGATTATTGTCCTGAACGGCATAAGGCGAGAGGTCGATTTCATCCTCCTTTTGCAACGTAGCGGTATTGATTAGTGCAATCTTGCCCCTTCCGTGCAAAGCAACGTATGCCCGCTGTTCGTCGATGAAGTTGATTTCTCCGGGTTGCGCCATCTGTTCAAAAGTCATCGTACCTGCTTTCTGCAGCTCGCCGTGCACTCCTCTTGTAAACTTGTGTACCTTATCTCCGAATTTCCCTTCGGGCACAAGTACCGTGTTTCCTTTTGCGAATAGATAACACCCAAAGCCGAATTCGAATGCTTTCTTGTTGTCTGTTGCTTGAGGAGTCAAATCGCCGAACGTGCCGACATAAGCACTTTTGTCCACATAATGTACAAAGGCAAAATGCTGTAGCACATCGTTGGGCGTAGGTTTTGGGTCGTCGTTCTTGTCGCAAGATGTCAGCCCTATGGAGCCGACCAGCATAGCAGAAAAAGCTATGTTCTTCAATGTTGTTGTTCTCATTCTTATTTATGTTTAGAATTATAAAATACCTTTCGAGAAGACGTATCTGAATTTAAGGTGAAACGTCCGTCCCGCCAACGGCTGACGGAACTGATCCCACACTTCTTTGTTCATCAGGTTGTGGCATTCCAAGGCGATGGAATATTTGTTTTTATAAGTCAGTAACAGACCTATATCATAGACGAAACTGCGAGGAATGCGCCGTTTCTGCAATTCGGTAAGTTCCCAAAAGTAGAAGAACTCTTCCGTGAACTTCCCGTCCCAGAATGCCTTGACATACCAGTTCTTGAACAATCGGTCGCTGTGATATTCCGCTCCGAAGTTGGCAAATAGGTAGGGAATATTCGGCAATCGCAAGCCTTTTGTCGGATTGAGGGCTTGAGTGCCCGGCAAATAGTCCAAGACATCGCGCACATCCTGATAAGTCAGATTTCCGTAGGCATAGAGCGTCGGCGTTATATCCAGTTTCAACTCGGTCTCTATACCCTTGATATGCACCTTTTCCGCATTCACATATCCGGCTGCCATATGTTGTTTCATCAGTTTTATCATATCGCTCACCTGCATATAAAAGCCATTTACTTCAAATTGCAATCGCGACAGTCCGAGTACGCCGTTTTTATCTATCAAGAAGCCCAGATTGAAGTTGTGGCTTTTCTCCGGTTTCAGTCCGGCAGCAGGAAAGGTGATGATACCGTCGCCGAACAACTCTTGCGAATTGGGGAGGCGTATTGCCCGTTGGTAAGATGCCTTCAGATGAAAGCCTCTGAACGGTTCGTACTTCATTGCCTCTATCCAGCCGATCTGCGATGTCGTATTGCTCTTTTTTTTCGGAGCCTCAATCATCTCGTATGACGTCAAATCCTCTATCTCGGAGTGGAGATGGAAATACTTTGCAGAGAACATATTCGTCAGTTTCCTGCCGAAGAGTTTCGTCTCCCAAGTCAGTCCCGAAGCGACACTGGTCTTTTTGCTTGGAAATCCTCCGATGACAAAACCAGCATGCTGACTCGCAATGTCATCGCTCGGTTGTCTTCGGGCATAGTTGATAAGCGTGTTCAGGTTCAGACTATGATTGGTGGACAATCTGTAATCAAGGTTGAGGCGTTCGTTGATTTCCAAACCTTTGTCGTTCGAGTTGTGAGGGACATCTCCCGTTTCTCCCTGTCCGTTCGGACTCGGATATATGTTTCCCTCGAAATCGTGATTCACCCGTGCCGTATCCACAAAATTGTTCGTTGTATGTGATAGGGAGAAATGCGACTCGAAGTTAAGGCGGTTGTTCAGTACCCCGCTTTTCATCAGCTTGTTTTCGAGCATAAACATTCCTGATTTGTTTTCGGCGTGCTGGATATTCTTCAATACTCCTTGTATCTCATTGAAACGGTTGTAATACCCGAACTCAGTACTAATCTCATCGAACCAAAGTTTTGTGAAAGCGACTTTTCCTTTCAGCATATACGAACGAAAACGGTCGTGGTCTCGCTTTACCAATAGGTTCTCTCTTTCAGGAACTCTAAATGAGTAATCATTCTTTGCCGATGTATAATAACCTCCCGCACCGAGCAGAATACCGCTCTTCGGAAAGTTCTTGCGCGAGAAGACACTTCCCTTGTGTGTCCGGTAAGAACCCAGTTCGTACGAAGCATCCAAATAGTCCGTACTGAACTCCTTCGTGACGATATTGACGGCACCACCCAAGCCATCGCAACCGAAACGTGCAGGGATAATGCTTTTATAGACCTCTATCCGTTCGATAATATCTATCGGAATCTCATCAAGCGAAAAGGCTCCATCCGACGTATTCATCGGAATACCATCCCAAAGAATCTGAATGCGGTTTCCTTCCAATCCGTGAACGATAATCCTCGAACTGCTTCCCAATCCACCTGTCTGCCCGACCTTCAAACCAATGGTCTTGTTCAAGATGGTTTCTAAAGAAACGGAACGACCTTGCAATTCCTTTGCATTTATCACTGAAACCGCTTCGGGCGACTCTCTGATAACCTGTGCTTTTGTTTTTCCAAAGACGACCACATTTGCCAATTCTGTCGATTCCGGACGTAACTTCAGGGTATGACACTTTTCATTTGCCGTAATTGTGTCGGTAATTGTCTGATAACCTACATAACTCACTCTTAGTACAAGTTTTTGATGGGCATGGATATTTAGTCTCGCCACTCCTTTTCTGTTGGTGGTTGTACCGTTCTTGTACGAAGGATCGTTCAGACCTTTCCATTGCACAGTGGCAAATTCTATACTGTTTCCATTCTCTGCATCAATAACTTTTATTTCGATGGAATGCTGTTGTGCGAACATCGGATAAGCCCACAGCAATAGGATGCTGACGATGAGCACTCTTTTGTATAAATGAACTATTGAGTCGATTGACATATCTTATCTGTTTATGAAAACCCGTGCAAAATTACCCACCTATAAAACAGATAAATAACCCTACTATTCACACTTATACCCCTATTGAGTTTTATATGTGTCAAGTTATCGTTTTCGGGCAGTGTAATGCTCATTCGGGTTATTTTACCCCTGTGCGTCTCCGTACTTTTGCATCTTAGAAAATCAAAACGATACATACATATGAATAAACAAAAAATCAAACCTCTCGATGAGGAACGGGAGAGCCGCAGCCTGCTCTCCAATGCGGTGGTCATACTGCATCTCGTTTTCGGCACACTGCCTCTGCTGCTCGTGGTGTGGGCGGTGGACAGACTGATGAGCGACACGCTCACTTCTACGGCGATATGGATGGTTGGAGCGGCAATGCTGCTGTTCGCCCTGCTTCGCGGCGTGTTTTACGGAACGTCGATCTGGCGGGCGCACCGCTCGGCTTACAACGCCCTCACACGGTTGAGGTTGCGTATCGTGAGCCACTTGCAACGGCTGCCGCTCGGCTTCTTTCAGGAGCGGAAGGTGGGTGACTTGGTGAACATCATCAACCACGACGTGGAGCAAATCGAGATTTATCTGGCACACGGATTGCCCGAAATCCTCTCGGCAACGCTTTTCCCTGCTTTGCTTTGGGTAATTGTTATGGTATTGGACTGGCGGCTGGGACTGTCGCTCATCTCGCTGCTACCGTTGGCATTTCTTTTGCAGATGGCAGTTAAAACGTTTTGGGGCAAGAGTTTCCGACACTTTATGGAAAATACGCAGAAGATGTCGGAAGACCTTCTGGAATATGTGGCTACAATACCAATCATTAAAGCATTCAGCCACGAAGAGACCCGGACAGAGCGAGTTCTCGGAGGTATGCGCGATTATATCCATTGGGTGAAGCGGAGCATGTTCAGCGTTACTGTTCCGATGACGCTCATCACGATGTTCTTGGAGGGCGGCATCGTGGTAATGACCCTTGTCGGGCTAAGGTTGATGAGTTCGGGCGAACTGACCGTAGCACGTTTCATCCTCGCCCTGATATTGGGTGGACTGTTCTCATATTCCTTTGCCAAACAGGCTACGTTCCAGCATTTCAGGATTGTCTATGGTCAATCGTTGGCGAAGGTTCAGTCGATTACCGAAGTACCTGCAAAGGATACGGCAGACAGGGATACGGATGCCATGCAGACCGATGTCTGTTTCGAGCACGTGACATTTGCCTACCCGAATAAGAAAGACTGTGCGTTGTGTGATGTCAATCTGCAATTTCCCAAGGGTAGTCATACGGCTATTGTGGGCGAATCGGGGTCAGGCAAAAGCACACTGGCAAGCCTGATGATGGGTTTCTGGCAACCGCAGTCGGGAACCGTTCGACTGGGCGGCGAGAACCTTGCGGAACTCTCCGAACACAACATTGCCGATTTCTTTTCTATGGTGCAACAAGAGGTATTCCTCTTCAACACGAGCATTCGGGACAATATCCGTATCGGCAAGCCCTCCGCCACGCAAGAGGAGGTGGAAACAGCTGCACGACGTGCACGCATTCACGATTTTATTACGGGGTTACCCAATGGTTACGATACTTTGGCAGGCGAAGCCGGCGTAAAATTCTCCGGCGGAGAGAAACAGCGCATTTCCATTGCACGGATGTTGCTCAAAGACTCGCCGATTGTCATCCTCGACGAAGCCACCGCTGCCTTGGACGGGGAGAACGAGAAACTCATTCAAGAAGCTCTTGATGAATTGCAGCGTAACAAGACCGTCATCACCATCGCCCACCGTCTCAACACCATTCAGGATATGGAACGTATTGTCGTGATGGACAAGGGAAAGGTTGTGGCGACGGGAACACACGGAGAATTGATGGACAACTGCCCACTATATCGCAATATGACGGAAACACAGGAACGGGTAAGCAAATGGCAACTGAAAGAGGAGGAGGTATAAACAATGATACGCAATATATTGAATGAATTGACCGTTCGCGGAGTGCGGCATCTGATAATCTCCGCACTGTTTTTCGTGGTTTATGCCCTTTGCGGAACGGCAATAATGCTTACTGTCCTGTTCCTTATCGACCGCCATATATCGGGCGAAAGCGTTTCGCTCATTTCGGCAGCGTGGATACTCGTTGGTCTGCTGATTTTGAAAACCATATCCAATGCCGTAGCCGATATGAGCAAGCACTTTGCCGGCTTCGATCTCGTGGAGCGCATCCGTGAGAAGATCATCTTGAAACTGAAAATGTTCTCGCTTGGCTTCTACACCAATGAACGGCTGGGCGAGATAAGTACTGTCATTCACAAAGACGTGGACAATATGGAAATGGTGGTGGGGCACCTTTGGACACGGATGTCCGCTGATTTCATCGTGGCGCTGATACTCGGCATCGGGCTGTTCTGGGTGGACTGGCACATGGGGTTGGCGATGATTGCCATCCTTCCTATTGCCCTCTTCTCCTTGTATCGGGGCATCCGTTCGGGAATGAAAGCACAGCAGGAGGCGCAGGACGGTCTGGCGGATATGGTCAGTCTCTTCGTTGAATACGTCAAGGGCATACCTATGCTGAAAGTCTTCGGAGGAAAAGGAATGTTTCGTGACAGACTCGACCACTCTGTTAGTGAATTTGGAGAAAGCAGTAAGAATGCTTCTCGTTTGGCAGCTGTGAGTGTGGGTAGATACACCTTTCTGATAGAATTGGCTTTTGCACTGATGGCAACGCTTGGTCTTTGGTGGACTTGGCGTGGCGAACTTTCCCTTTTCGCTTACCTGATGTTCGTCATCGTATCGAAGGAGTTCTACAAGCCCTTTGTCAATATGGAGAGCCATTGGCTGAACTACATCAAGGTAAAGGACAGCTACGAACGCATTTCCCGTCTGTTGGATGCTCCCGTGATCGTTGATCCCGACCAACCGAAAACGGCGGAACGCTTCGACCTCTCGTTTGATGGTGTCGGTTTCCACTATGAAAAAGAGGGGTTCGAGATGAAAGACCTCACGTTCAACGTACCCGAACGGACGGTAACGGCTCTTGTCGGCTCGTCAGGGTCGGGGAAAACCACCATCACCAATCTGCTGCTCCGCTTCTGGGAACCGCAGGCAGGCTGTATCCGTATCGGCGGAGTGGACATACGGGAAATGGACTACGATTATCTACTCGGCAAAATCAGTGTGGTAATGCAGAACGTCATTCTCTTTTCCGACACCATTGCCAACAATATCAAGGTGGGCAACCGCAATGCCACACAGGGGGAAATCGAGGAAGCCGCACGTCGGGCGATGATACACGACTTCATCGTCAGTCTGCCCGATGGTTACGAAACGAAAATTGGGGAGAACGGTTTGGGACTCTCGGGTGGACAGAAGCAACGCCTCTCCATCGCTCGCGCCTTCCTCAAAGATGCTCCGATCCTCCTTTTAGACGAGATAACGAGCAATGTCGATCCCGTCAATGAGTACAAAATACAGCAAGCAATGTCTGTGCTTATCCGAAAGCGCACGGTCTTGGTCATTGCCCACCATTTGCAGACCATCCGCAATGCCCACCAGATTATCGTGATGGACAAGGGACAGCTTATGGAGAAGGGTATGCACGCCGAACTCGAAGCTAAAGGCGGAATGTATTGCAAACTGCTGTCGATGCAGTAAGATCGCTAAAAAAGAACAGGTAGTAAGACGCATTTATCTTACTGCCTGTTCTCATATTCAGGTAGTGTCCGAAAAAGTGTGTAAGCGTAGTTGTTGCTTTTTTACCACAGGGGCATGCCCCTGTGGTAAAAACTTTGTGGTTTTCTTGTTATTATCCATTTATTTGATACTCCGCTCTTGGAAGTAGGGCAACCTCCTAGCATAAGTCCTTTCTGTCATCTCTCGGGCAACAGATCCTAAAAGGAATACGACGGCACCAGCCGAGGGTAAAGCTCCGCGCATACGTAACGTACGCTTATAGCTGCGATTGAGGCGCTCCACCCAGGTCGTGGAGTAAATCATACGACGAACTTCTTCTGGGAATCTCAGATAGGTGAAGTAGCCTATATTGCGAGGGGAAGACAGAGAGAGGAAACTCCTGTAACTCTTACCCCAACGCTCTGCAAATGTACACAATTTCTCAAATGCCTTGATGGGAGTAAGTCCTATATCTCGAATAGGGAATAACTCATCCAACTCCTGTGTCATCTGAGCTTTATCCCTTTTAGACACAACATTAAGGGCTTGTCGTTTGAAATGGACAACACATAACTGATGAGCTGACTGAGGGAAAGCCGAGCAAATAGCGCGTTCAATACCCTGTAAGGCATCTGAGATAATCAGATCTATCCGTTCCACGCCCCGAGTTTTGAGTGCTTTCAACTCCATCTCCCAATTCAACGCTCCCTCTGTGGGATGATTCACCACACAAAGCACCTCGCGACTACCATCAGGAAGTAGACCGAGCATCGTGTAGTAAGCCTCCTTAGAGACACTATCCTCTCGCCGAGTAAAGGCAAACGTTGCATCAATGTACACTGCCAAATAGTGAGGAGACAATTGGCGTTCTAACCACTTGTAGATCTCTGCCTTACTCGTGTTGGACAGGAAGCTAACTTGCTGTTTACTATAGTGATGACCATAGAGGCGTTCGCACACGGCGCCAATATCTTCGCACGAAAGTCCTCGCGTATAAAGTTCATGGAGGAGAAGGGCGCGTTCGCTTTCTTGATGCGAAAGAATGCCCAAAATTAGGGGCTCGAAACTCCCTGAACGAGTACGTGGAATGCGAAGCTCAAAGCTACATCCATAGCCCCGCCATCGACGGGGACGGAAACCATTGCACTGTTCTCCTTTATGCTCTTGGACAAAAAGAGAACGTTCTTGCTTGGAGAAGGTGTTCAATAATATACGAATAAGTTCGTTAATACCTGACTCCGATGATAGCATTTCCGAAATAAATGCCGACTTTTGTGATGTTGTAAGCTCCATTGTTCTTAGTTTGTTTTTCTTGTTACCACAAAGTTAAGAGCTATGGGGCTTACACACTTTTTTAGGACAGTATCCATATTCAACTGTACCATCCACCTTTGCCATAACACACAAGTAGCGGAGGACTTGTTCTCTTCTTTTCGGTCAGTCTTCTGATTATCCATTTACGGAAACTTTTGGCTTGTGGAGAAGCAAAACGAAATGACAGCATCG
This Alistipes shahii WAL 8301 DNA region includes the following protein-coding sequences:
- a CDS encoding MobC family plasmid mobilization relaxosome protein, producing MTNIKDKPGGRPAKKRIEKQQRVVSTKLTELQYYAIRKRAGEAGLRVSEYVRQAVVSAEVIPRLNRQDADTIRKLAGEANNINQLAHRANAGGFALVAVELVKLKNRIVEIINQLSDDWKNKKGKRV
- a CDS encoding toprim domain-containing protein; translation: MNIEDVKQIPIADYLHSLGYSPVKQQGNGLWYKSPLREEHEPSFKVNTDRNLWYDFGAGKGGNIIALAKELYCSDSLPYLLNRIAEQTPHVRPVSFSFPQRRTEPSFQHLEVRDLTHPALLRYLQGRGINVELAKRECKELHFTNNGRPFFAIGFPNMAGGYEVRNSFFKGCIAPKDITHIRQQGEPREKCLVFEGFMDYLSFLTLRMKNCPTMPDLDRQDYAILNSTANVSKAIDVLYPYERIHCMLDNDKAGYEATRAIELEYPYRVRDFSHNYRGYSDLNDYLCGRKQEQKNAASQVQETKQETGQRAAPRQKRGRGI
- a CDS encoding helix-turn-helix domain-containing protein, with translation MERDLELRVSELEKMLFLSKNVLSFDEASKFLNLSKSYLYKLTSGNLIPHYKPQGKMLYFEKAELEAWLRQNPVKTQAQIEQEAQKYILNRPLKK
- a CDS encoding relaxase/mobilization nuclease domain-containing protein, which produces MIGKIKKGSGFKGCVNYVLGKEQAALLHADGVLTESQGDIIRSFCMQTGMNPDLKKPVGHIALSYSAVDAPKLTDEKMIQLAQEYMREMKITDTQYIIVRHQDREHPHVHIVFNRIDNSGKTISDRNDMYRNEQVCKKLKAKHGLYFAGGKEQVKQHRLKEPDKSKYEIYNAVKNEIGKSKNWQQLQERLVEKGITILFKYKGQTGEIQGVSFSKGEYTFKGSEIDRNFSFSKLDKCFGDVGQAIVGSNKQTVTAPIQKSVSAPDKANNSFIVGLDGLFSGLSAPADEIPDDSFLRKKKKKKKQLKL
- a CDS encoding AAA family ATPase gives rise to the protein MENRKAIEAGQDITMQKEDFAALWKTIHLKVTDTYEVPPEILWVNGSTIGTLGNFSASTGKAKSKKTFNISAIVAAALKNDEVLKYSAYLPPNKRKILYVDTEQSKYHCHKVMERILRLAGLPTDKDRDDFVFIVLREQTPDKRKQIIGYMLENMPDVGLLIIDGIRDLMYDINSPSESTDLINLLMRWSSGYNLHIHTVLHLNKGDDNTRGHIGTELNNKAETVLQITKSQQDGNISEVKAMHIRDREFDPFAFRINDNALPEIVDGYVFQQPKQDRNFPLTELTEQQHRKALENGFGKQVVQGYSNVIAALKQGYASIGYERGRNVLVSLNKFLVNKRMIVKEGKGYRYNPDFHY